The Oscillatoria sp. FACHB-1406 genome includes the window CGTTTGTTGAAGGACAGTTTCAGCGCACGAGTCTGAGTACCGCAGACAGCGAGCAACTCCAAGAGGCTAGCACGCCCTTACAACGTGCAGAAATCTACGCTAGAGCTAAGGTTTGGAATGAAACCTTGACCCTGGTTCGAGAAGCCAGCAAGACTACTCCCCAAGAATGGCAGACGCTGCTCGAATCGGTTCAACTCGAGGATTTAGCCCGAGCGCCTTACTTTGGAGAATCGCCCGTATTATCAGAAGAAAAAATGGGTGCAGAAGCATCGGAACTCGATTCGATGCGATCGCCCGATTCGCCCAATGCGCCCAATGCACCCAATGCGATAAATTCCTCCACTCCTATTGAGGGACTTTGGTAGACTGGCTTCCCTGTCGCGATCGCCCCCTAGAAAGCGAGAAAGGTGCGCAAATCTGCGGTATGATGGGGGCAGAAGGTTCAGCACGATGCTCCATCGCTAGCTTTTCAGCGATCGGGAAAGGACAAAGACCTTACAAATCGCGCTCTTCAAAAAATGCACGCCGCCCCAACTCCCTTCTACTCGATCGAACTTTGACGATCCCTTTTTCTAGAAGGTGTCTCGGTTGCCCCGGCTCGCCTCCTCCACCCGCCGATTTGACCGCGCTGCCGCGCAACTAGGAAGCTCATGCAGATTGACCTCAAACAGTTTCTTTGGCGATCGCGCAGCGTGTGGATAACAACTCCGTTAATTGCCTTGCTCGTCATTGGCGCGCGCCTTGCTGGTGTTTTACAAGCTTGGGAATGGGCGGCTTACGATCGCTATATGCACTTGCGCCCTGGAGAGGGAGGAGACGATCGCGTCGTTATCGTCGGCATCACCGAAAAAGACATCCAAGAGGTCGGCCGTGCCATTATGCCCGATGGCATCTACGCCGCCTTAATCGAGAAACTCAAGAGCCGAAACCCCCGCGTCATCGGTCTCGATATTTATCGCGACCAACCCGTCGAACCGGGTCATAACGAACTCGTCAAAGTTTTTCAAACCACTCCCAACCTCATCGGCATCGAAAAAGTCATCGGTAACAGCGATCTGCAACGCGTAGCCCCGCCCCCCGCCTTAAAACAGAAAGATCCGCCCCAAGTGGGAGCCAACGACATCTTAATCGATACCGATAAAATTATTCGGCGTTCCTTTATCTCGCTCCCCGACCCAGAAAACGAACAAGCCTCCATCCCCAGTTTTCCCATGTATGCAGCAGCGCTCTACCTCGAGCGCGACGGTATCGAGTTGGGTGAAACCGGCCCGAACGAATGGAAACAATGGACGCTTGGGAACACATTACTGAGGCGCTTCGATAGTAACGATGGGGGTTACGTTCGCGCCGATAGCCGGGGCTACCAAATCTTAATCAACTATCGCGGTCCGGTAAGAACCTTTAACACCGTCTCCTTAATGGATGTCCTCAAAGACCGCATTCCAGCCGATTGGGGACGCGATCGCATCATCCTCATCGGTATGGTCGGTGACAGTTCCAACGACCTCTTTTATATCCCCTACAGCAACAATCTCATCAGTACGCCCGACCCCGTTCCCGGAGTCGAAATACACGCCAACCTCGCCAGCCAAATCCTCAGCAGCGTTCTCGACAGTCGCCCCCTTTTTCGCAGTTGGCCCGAACCCCTCGAATATCTCTGGATTTTTGCTTGGTCTGGCATCGGTGCATTCATAGCATGGCGCACCATGCGCTACACCGGAGAAGCGCGCACTTTACTCCTTAAAGCCTCGAGCATCGTTATCGTCGCCGCCGCCAGCCTAGTAGGAAGTACCTACTTAGCCTTTTTACAGGGATGGTGGATTCCCGTCGTTCCCCCCATGCTTGCCTTCGTGGGTTCTGCCAGTGCCATTACCGCCTTAATTGCGCGCAGCGCTGGCGACATCCGCAAAACC containing:
- a CDS encoding adenylate/guanylate cyclase domain-containing protein translates to MQIDLKQFLWRSRSVWITTPLIALLVIGARLAGVLQAWEWAAYDRYMHLRPGEGGDDRVVIVGITEKDIQEVGRAIMPDGIYAALIEKLKSRNPRVIGLDIYRDQPVEPGHNELVKVFQTTPNLIGIEKVIGNSDLQRVAPPPALKQKDPPQVGANDILIDTDKIIRRSFISLPDPENEQASIPSFPMYAAALYLERDGIELGETGPNEWKQWTLGNTLLRRFDSNDGGYVRADSRGYQILINYRGPVRTFNTVSLMDVLKDRIPADWGRDRIILIGMVGDSSNDLFYIPYSNNLISTPDPVPGVEIHANLASQILSSVLDSRPLFRSWPEPLEYLWIFAWSGIGAFIAWRTMRYTGEARTLLLKASSIVIVAAASLVGSTYLAFLQGWWIPVVPPMLAFVGSASAITALIARSAGDIRKTFGRYLTDAVVANLLEHPEGLKMGGERRKITILTSDLRGFTALSERLSPEEVVKILNFYLSHMADTIAQYQGTIDEFMGDGILVLFGAPTARHDDPERAVACAIAMQQAMSQVNSQMQAWGLPNLDMGIGINTGEVVVGNIGSEKRTKYGIVGSQVNLTYRIESYTTGGQILISETTLKEVNADIKTNGSKEVSPKGVAQPIRIYDVGGIGAPYSLTLTKEEEIYYPLAEPISLQYAVIEGKDIGNTTYWGHLIQLSAKGGQVRLEKRENSNLPPALGNIKLNFSGLDSVEALQDEDVYAKVLEEPASQGCFYIQFTAKSPKVDAKLKEIYTATKAS